In the Parasphingorhabdus halotolerans genome, TGATGAAGATATGGCTGAAATTGCCGATTGGGCTGTTACCCGCATGGTCGCTGATCAATCGGATATTGGCCTTGCGATAACCGATCGTGCCGGAAGGCTGGTTTGCGCCAATGAGTTGTTTATCAAATGGTTTAATGGCCCGGCTGTTCCGCCTGAGTTGCCACTGGAAGCGGGAGGAAATGAATTGCTCTCCACCGCAGGTCGCGATGCGTGGCGGGATGGCCGCGGCTATGCCGAAGGCCTGAAACGCGGTGTCGCAGAATATAGCGCCAAGGTTGTGCGGGCCGGGCAGGGCGATGAATATCTGCTGTGGCAATTCAAGCCACAAATCGCAGCCGATATATTGGATGATACCATCCGCATGGTCGGCGGCGCAACCGGTCGCGCGATATCCGAGGCAGGCCTGTTGGCTGCAGTCATTGGTGGCGAAGGCCGCATTCGGGCATCGAACCAGGCCTTTGCCATGCGTGCAACCGGGCGCAGTGAAGCCAATATATCGGGTCGCAATTTTATCAATTTTCTGCGCTCCGATGACAAAGGCACGATATTTTTTGAACGGGAAGGACAACATGGCACGCCGGTTCGTCTGTTCCATATTCCGCTGGAACGGAACAAAGAAAAAAGTCCGGCATTAATATTGTTGATTGATGACGATGGCGGGATGATGGAACGCGGGAAAGCGCTTGAGCAGGTTGAATCCATGCTTTCGCTATTGCCTCTTGGTCTTGCGCTGACCGATCGGGACGGGCGATTCCTCTTTCTTAACGAGGCATTTGGCAAAACGGCTGGATTGCGCGAAGGTGAACAACCGCTTTATCCCGGTGACTTGATGATCAAGGATGATAAGTCGGCCGTCGCAGATGCCGTCCGTCGCTATGCCAGCGGTCAGCCGATGTCGGGAGACCTCGCGGTCCGGCTAAGGGCTGGTGGGGAAGACCCGGTTGCGCTTGGCATCGCCGGGGTCCGCGGGCTTGGTGACGCGGCTGTGTTGCTTTCGATCAAGGACAATAGCGAAGAGACGAAGCTCAAAAGCCAGGTCGCACAGGCAACCAAGATGCAGGCTGTCGGACAGCTCGCTGGCGGCGTAGCGCATGATTTCAATAATATCCTTACCGCAATTATTGGGCATTGTGATTTAATGTTGCTGCGCCATGCACCGGGCGATAGCGATTATGATGATATCCAGCAGGTTAGAAATAACTCGAACCGTGCGGCTGGTCTGACACGTCAATTGCTTGCCTTTTCGAGGCAGCAGACATTGCGACCGCAGGTGTTGCAGCTACCCGATGTGGTTGCGGATGTTTCCAATCTATTGAAGCGCCTGCTAGATGATAATATCGAGCTTGAGGTGAAGCATGGCCGCAACCTTGGCCTGGTGCGGGCTGATCCCGGCCAGCTCGAACAGGTGATCATCAATCTTGGTGTTAACGCCCGGGATGCGATCAACGCAAAATCCAACAAGGGCGGCAAGATTTCGGTTACAACCGAGGCTGTAACAGCATCTGATGTGCGGGCGCTGAAAAGCGACATATTGCCTGTCGGTGATTATACCGCGCTGATTATTGCCGATACCGGCAAAGGCATACCGCCCGACGTGATTGGCAAGATTTTCGAGCCATTTTTCACGACCAAGGAAGTCGGCAAGGGTACGGGCCTCGGCCTTTCGACCGTCTATGGCATTGTGAAGCAGTCCGGCGGTTATATTTTTGCGGATTCCGCTCCGGGTGCAGGCGCGACTTTCTCCATCTACTTCCCGGTTCACACGCTATCGGGAGAGGAAGCTACACGGGCTGCGAGACCAGCGAAAGCTGCGGTCACAAAAGAGCTTTGGGGGAGTGGTCATATTCTTCTGGTTGAGGATGAAGACATGGTCCGCGCCGTTGCCGAGCGCGCTCTGACCCGACAGGGGTACACCGTGGTGACGGCCAGCGATGGCGAAGAAGGGCTGGATTATCTCAATGCGCAGGCCGATAGTGACGAGAAATTCGATATCATCGTTTCTGATGTGGTGATGCCGAATATGGATGGACCGGCGATGGCCAAACAGGCGCGGGAGAAATATCCTGAACTGCCAATATTATTCATGTCAGGCTATGCAGAGGAGCAACTGCGCAAATCCATTGATCTTGATAATGTGGCGTTCCTGCCAAAGCCTTTTTCGGTGGCGCAGATCGCAGAGGCGGTCGGAAATATTTTGGCCGAACATGCTAAATAGTGGGTGTTCTGTAACCATAAATACATATCAAACAAAGGCTTAAGTGCCACCAAAAATATTTTCGTTCCCCTCTTGTTCTTGTAGAACAAATGCGGTACATCATATCCATCATTGATTGATATGACGCAAACATTTAGCGAAGGGGACAGGCAAATGGCTACCAATTTAAAAGTCGTAGAAACGGACAATCAGTTGAACTCATCAGAAAGACAAAAGGCGCTGGACGCCGCACTGGCGCAAATTGATCGCGCCTTTGGCAAAGGCTCCGCCATGAAGCTGGGCCAGCGCAAAGCATTGGACATTGAAGCGATCTCTACCGGTTCACTGGGGCTGGATATCGCGCTGGGTATTGGCGGATTGCCAAAGGGCCGCGTCATTGAAATTTATGGCCCTGAAAGCTCCGGCAAGACAACACTGGCTCTGCATGTAATCGCCGAGGCGCAAAAAAACGGTGGCACGGCAGCCTTTGTTGACGCGGAACATGCGCTTGATCCAGTCTATGCCAAAGCATTGGGCGTGAATACCGATGAGCTGATTATTTCGCAGCCTGACACAGGTGAGCAGGCACTTGAGATTACTGACACTTTGGTTCGATCCAATGCGGTTGACATATTGGTTGTCGATTCGGTTGCCGCACTGGTGCCGCGCGCTGAAATTGAGGGCGAAATGGGGGATACCCATGTCGGTCTGCAAGCGCGTTTGATGAGCCAGGCGCTGCGCAAGCTCACCGGTTCAATCAGCCGTTCCAAATGCATGGTGATCTTCATCAACCAGATCCGGATGAAAATTGGCGTGATGTATGGCAGCCCTGAAACAACCTCGGGCGGCAATGCGCTGAAATTCTATGCTTCGGTTCGCCTCGACATAAGACGCACGGGGCAGATCAAGGAACGGGATGATATTGTTGGCAACTCGACCCGCGTGAAAGTGGTGAAAAACAAAGTCGCACCGCCGTTTAAGCAGGTCGAATTTGATATCATGTACGGGCAGGGCATTTCCAAGGTCGGCGAGATTATAGATCTTGGTGTGAAGGCCGGAGTGGTCGAAAAATCGGGTGCATGGTTCTCCTACGATTCTGTTCGTATCGGGCAGGGCCGCGAAAATTCCAAGCGCTTCCTCCTTGAAAATCCCGAGATGATGGACAAGCTGGAAAACCAGATTCGCGGCAAGCAGGAAGTCGTCGCCGAGGAAATGATGACCGGTCCGATTGGCAAGGCCAGCGATGGCGACGACGGCGATGATGCGGAGTAATTAAAACTCGATTCACGTTGTGCTTTTTGAACCATTCCTCAGCCATCTGAGAATGAGCGGGGCGGGAATCACCAAGAGTCGATAGTTTTCACATTGCAATTTCAAGTTTGCCGGATCACTCTCCCCCGAGGCGATCCATGGCATCCGGGTCGTCCTTCTGTCCCCCGACATCAAGGACGGCCCCTTTTTTTTTGTTTTTGATGATCATGTAGAATGTTGGAAAAGATTGACATTTGGCAGATTACAACGCTTCGTTGGCCCAAACTTTGACGAACTTTGAACTATTGGGAAGGCCAAAACCGCAATGACCACCATCGTCCATCATTTAGAAAATAGCCGCTCTCAGCGCATAATCTGGCTACTCGAAGAGCTCGGACTTCCCTATGAAATCAAGCGCTATGAGCGACACCCCAAAACCAGCAAGGCACCTGCTAGTCTCAAAGCGATCCATCCACTCGGTAAATCACCGATGATCGAGGATGATGGCGAGGTGATTATCGAGACCGCCGCCATTGCCGAATATCTGGTTGCAAAGGCGGGTGGTAAATTGGGCGCGCCGAACGATCCGAAAGGTGCGCGTCTCTATACCCAATACCTCCATTTTGCCGAGGGCTCCATGATGCCGCCCTTATATGGCTTGCTGGTCGTCGGGCGCCTCGGCTTGCTTGGTCTTCCCGCCAGAAAAACGGTTGACCAGATGGTCACCGACCTGCTTGTCTGGCTGGAAACCGAGTTGCAGGGTCGCAGCTATTTCGCGGGCGATGAACTCACGGCGGCGGACATCATGATGAGCTTTCCGCTGGAAGCTTGCCAGACACGTGCTGGCCTGGATGCGCGCTACCCGAATTTGCAGGCATGGTTGAAGTGCATCCATGATCGCTCCCAATATCGAACCGCGCTCGAAAAAGGCGGACCTTATGCCTACGCTTGACGGCTGATCAGAAATCGCAACCATTAGCGCATCAGTCAGTTCATCTGGGATTGTAAACCTATGGGTGCTCGCCTAAGTCAATTTCATGCAAACGACCAATGACATAAGACGCTCTTTTCTGGAGTATTTTGGCAAACAGGGGCATGAGATTGTCGCTTCTTCGCCGTTGATCCCGCACAATGATCCGACATTGATGTTCGTCAATGCCGGGATGGTGCCGTTCAAGAACGTCTTCACTGGCGCTGAGAAGAGCAATTTCCCGACGGCAACATCGAGTCAGAAATGCGTTCGCGCGGGCGGCAAACATAATGATCTAGATAATGTTGGTTATACCGCCCGGCATCATACGTTTTTTGAGATGCTTGGTAACTTCTCCTTTGGCGACTATTTCAAGGAACAGGCGATCCACAATGCCTGGGAGTTACTCACCAAAGAGTGGGGGATTGCTCCCGATAAATTGACGGCTACGGTTTACCATACGGACGATGAGGCGTTTGATCTGTGGCGCAAAATTTCAGGCCTGCCGGAAGAGCGCATCATCCGGATTGCGACGGATGATAATTTCTGGTCGATGGGCGATACCGGACCTTGCGGCCCGTGCAGTGAAATATTCTATGACCATGGGGATCATATTCCGGGCGGTCCTCCGGGCAGCCCGGATGAAGACGCCGACCGCTTTGTCGAAATCTGGAACCTCGTCTTCATGCAATATGACCAGCATGCCGACGGCAATCGCATTGAACTGCCCAAGCCATCCATCGATACCGGGATGGGGCTGGAGCGCGTCGCGGCCGTGATGCAGGGCGTCCACGACAATTATGAAATTGACCTATTCAAAGCGCTGATCGCCCAATCCGGCTCGCTGACGGGAACCGAAACGACGGGTGCCAATCAGGCGAGCCACCGGGTTATCGCCGATCATCTGCGTGCTTCATCTTTCCTTGTGGCTGACGGTGTGCTGCCAGCAAATGAAGGGCGCGGTTATGTTTTGCGCCGGATCATGCGACGCGCGATGCGTCACGCGCATCTCCTTGGAGCAGTTGAGCCTTTGATGCACCATATGGTCGGTGCGCTGACCGGCGAAATGGGCAATGCCTTCCCCGAGCTTATCCGCGCCAGGCCGTTGATCGAGGAAACATTGCTGCGGGAAGAAACCAATTTTCGCCGGACGTTGGATAATGGCCTCAAGCTGCTGGATGCCGAGATTGCAGATATGTCTGCTGGCGATACGCTCCCCGGGGAAACCGCATTCAAGCTCTATGACACATTTGGTTTCCCTTATGATTTGACTGAAGATGCATTGCGGGCAAAGTCGCTAGGCGTTGACCGCGCCGGATTTGATGCTGCTATGGCCGAGCAAAAAGCAGCGGCACGTGCGGCCTGGAAGGGTTCCGGCGATCAGGCTTCGGAAACCATCTGGTTCGATATTGCCGAGCGCGAAGGCAGTACCGAATTTACCGGTTACACCTCCGAAGAGGGAGAGGGTGTGGTCGTCGCTCTGGTGAAAGATGGCGCAGAAATCAAATCGGTATCTGCTGGTGACGAAGTCACTATATTGACCAACCAGACGCCTTTTTACGGCGAAAGCGGCGGACAAATGGGTGACAGTGGCAAGCTTTCCGGCGCTGACGGTCTTATTGCAACTATTTCGGACACCGGCAAACCGCTGGGGCGCCTCCACACACATAATGCCAAAATAATATCGGGTTCGATCACCGTACGAGATTCGGTGCATTTGACGGTTGACGCAACGCGCCGAACGCAATTGCGTGCTAATCATAGCGCCACCCACTTGCTGCACAAGGCGCTAAGACACCATCTCGGCGATCATGTGACACAAAAGGGCAGCCTTGTAGCGCCAGACCGGTTGCGGTTCGATTTCTCCCATATGTCTGCGCTTGACGGTGCACAGATCAAGTCCGTGGAAGCGGATGTGAATGCCCAAATTCGCGGAAACAGCGAGGTTGTCACGCGACTGATGACTCCTGATGATGCCGTGGCTGCGGGCGCGCTGGCGTTATTTGGCGAAAAATATGGCGACGAAGTCCGGGTTCTATCGATGGGCCGCGAGCACAAAGTCGATTATTCCGTCGAGCTATGCGGCGGAACCCATGTCAATGCGCTGGGTGATATCGGGTTGATGGTTATCATATCAGAATCGGCGGTATCCAGCGGCGTCCGGCGGATAGAAGCGTTGACCGGAGAAGCGGCCAGGCTTTGGCTTGCGGATCGCGACGCGAAGTTAAAATCAATTGCAGCAGCATTAAAATCCTCACCCGAAGAAGCCGCTGATCGCGTTTTGGCGCTGGTCGAAGAGCGCAAGAAGCTCGACCGGGAACTAACAGAAGCAAAGAAAGCATTGGCGCTGGCCGGTGACGGCGGTGGATCAGCACAAAGCGAAGTGAAAACAATCGGCGATGTACAATTCAGCGGGCAGGTCATCCAAGGATTGAACCCAAAAGAATTGCGCGGACTGATTGATGAAGCGAAGAAGCAGACGCCCAGTGGCATCAGCGCATTAATCGCGGTGAATGATGGCCGGGCAACAGTTGCGGTTGGCGTTACTCAAGACTTGATCGGCAAGTTCAGTGCCGTTGATCTCGTGCAAGCCGGTGTCTCTGCAGTGGGCGGAAAAGGTGGCGGTGGACGACCGGATATGGCGCAAGGCGGCGGACCAGATGGCACCAAAGCCGACGATGCGATTGCTGCAATAGAAGCTATTCTTGCGGGCTGAGTCCGTCGGGTACCAAATCGTCCGCTGTTGCCTGACCAGTTTTTGTCGACATGGATTTGAGGATCGGCATGTTTTCCAGGTCCCCCTCATCTTGTATGCGTTGGCGAAAAACATCACGCATTTCGTGGATCGATGCGATGACCGGCCCCATGGCAACACCGTTTTCAACCAATATGGCTTCTGATAACTGGAGCGACCCTTCCAGTGCTTCCGGCACTGCATTGGTCGCACCGGCCTGATAAAGCTCGCTGGCATGTTCTATGTCCCGTGCACGGGCGATGATCGGCAAGTCCGGCACCCATGCACGCACTTTTTTGACAATTTGAACCGAAAGCACCGGCTCATCCATGGTCAAAACTAGCGCTTTGGCATGACCCAGTCGCAGGCGATCAAGCATCTCGTTGCGCGATACATTACCAAATATTATCGGATAGCCTTCGCGGCGCGCTTTTGCCACGGCATCAATGTTTGATTCGACTGCCAGAAATTTCTGGTCATGGGTTTTGAGCAAATCGGCAACCAGCCGACCAACCCTACCGAAGCCGATGATGATTGTTTGTTGCGCTTCAACCGGCTGTTCATCCGGCGCAGCCCCGCCATCGCTGCGCATCTCGATGCGCCTTGCCATGTCATGGCCAAAGCGCGCCAGCAGTGGCGTGATGGTAAGTCCGATTGCGGTAACAATCTGCCAAAACGCCGCAGTCTGAGGCTGAATGAGCTGCGCTTGAGCGGCTGCTGCGAGAACAATAAGCGTTGTTTCAGAAGGGCTGGCCATCAGCACGCCCGCTTCAGTGGCAGTCCCAATACGTGCCCCGGCAAAGCGCAGCAAACCACCTGTTACAATGGCTTTGACTAATACCACTCCGACAACAGCAGTGATCAGGCTAGCCCAGTTTTCAAGGATAACACGAATATCAACCTGCATCCCGACGGTGATAAGAAATACGCCTAGGGCTAGGCCCTTAAATGGCTCCATGATGACCTCAACTTCACCATGATACTCGGTTTCGGCGATTAGCAGGCCAGCAAGCAAGGCACCGACTATCGGCGACAATCCCGTAGCGGCGGTTGCCAGGCTGGCGAGAATGATTACCAACAGACTCACCGCCAGAAACAATTCCGGGCTTTTGGTACGGGCAGCTTGGGCAAAAATGCGCGGCAGGAGCAGACGGCCCAATACCAACATTCCGATGATCACGCCGCCACCGATCAACAAGGTGGTGATCATTTCATCGCCAGATGATCCGCTGGCATAAGTGGGGGCAAGAACGCCTAGAAGGAAGATGATCGGAACAATGGCGACGTCTTCGAACAACAGCATGGCAAGGGCCGCTCGGCCAACCGGGCTTTTGGTGCCTGACATTGGCAAGACCAATGCTGTTGATGAAAGTGCAAGAGCCAATCCAAGGCCTAGCGCCCCGGCGGCACTTTGGCCGATAAGATAAAGCACAAATCCGATAATCAAGCCTGAGACGATCAATTCTGCAGCACCCACGCCGAAAACCAGTTTT is a window encoding:
- the recA gene encoding recombinase RecA gives rise to the protein MATNLKVVETDNQLNSSERQKALDAALAQIDRAFGKGSAMKLGQRKALDIEAISTGSLGLDIALGIGGLPKGRVIEIYGPESSGKTTLALHVIAEAQKNGGTAAFVDAEHALDPVYAKALGVNTDELIISQPDTGEQALEITDTLVRSNAVDILVVDSVAALVPRAEIEGEMGDTHVGLQARLMSQALRKLTGSISRSKCMVIFINQIRMKIGVMYGSPETTSGGNALKFYASVRLDIRRTGQIKERDDIVGNSTRVKVVKNKVAPPFKQVEFDIMYGQGISKVGEIIDLGVKAGVVEKSGAWFSYDSVRIGQGRENSKRFLLENPEMMDKLENQIRGKQEVVAEEMMTGPIGKASDGDDGDDAE
- a CDS encoding response regulator; translated protein: MATKAREDISLLSPSTKKSATETRLRAAVLVLAIAGSLGLLYWQVANIALLFAFLALAVCFGAIVFFLKPQRGGTDEDMAEIADWAVTRMVADQSDIGLAITDRAGRLVCANELFIKWFNGPAVPPELPLEAGGNELLSTAGRDAWRDGRGYAEGLKRGVAEYSAKVVRAGQGDEYLLWQFKPQIAADILDDTIRMVGGATGRAISEAGLLAAVIGGEGRIRASNQAFAMRATGRSEANISGRNFINFLRSDDKGTIFFEREGQHGTPVRLFHIPLERNKEKSPALILLIDDDGGMMERGKALEQVESMLSLLPLGLALTDRDGRFLFLNEAFGKTAGLREGEQPLYPGDLMIKDDKSAVADAVRRYASGQPMSGDLAVRLRAGGEDPVALGIAGVRGLGDAAVLLSIKDNSEETKLKSQVAQATKMQAVGQLAGGVAHDFNNILTAIIGHCDLMLLRHAPGDSDYDDIQQVRNNSNRAAGLTRQLLAFSRQQTLRPQVLQLPDVVADVSNLLKRLLDDNIELEVKHGRNLGLVRADPGQLEQVIINLGVNARDAINAKSNKGGKISVTTEAVTASDVRALKSDILPVGDYTALIIADTGKGIPPDVIGKIFEPFFTTKEVGKGTGLGLSTVYGIVKQSGGYIFADSAPGAGATFSIYFPVHTLSGEEATRAARPAKAAVTKELWGSGHILLVEDEDMVRAVAERALTRQGYTVVTASDGEEGLDYLNAQADSDEKFDIIVSDVVMPNMDGPAMAKQAREKYPELPILFMSGYAEEQLRKSIDLDNVAFLPKPFSVAQIAEAVGNILAEHAK
- a CDS encoding cation:proton antiporter, encoding MHSPLDNPAFVDAIVILGAAGIIIPAFARFRITPIIGFILVGVLLGPSGLGSLQGQYDWLRFLTISDREAIEPFAEFGIVLLLFSIGLELSFKRLWSLRKLVFGVGAAELIVSGLIIGFVLYLIGQSAAGALGLGLALALSSTALVLPMSGTKSPVGRAALAMLLFEDVAIVPIIFLLGVLAPTYASGSSGDEMITTLLIGGGVIIGMLVLGRLLLPRIFAQAARTKSPELFLAVSLLVIILASLATAATGLSPIVGALLAGLLIAETEYHGEVEVIMEPFKGLALGVFLITVGMQVDIRVILENWASLITAVVGVVLVKAIVTGGLLRFAGARIGTATEAGVLMASPSETTLIVLAAAAQAQLIQPQTAAFWQIVTAIGLTITPLLARFGHDMARRIEMRSDGGAAPDEQPVEAQQTIIIGFGRVGRLVADLLKTHDQKFLAVESNIDAVAKARREGYPIIFGNVSRNEMLDRLRLGHAKALVLTMDEPVLSVQIVKKVRAWVPDLPIIARARDIEHASELYQAGATNAVPEALEGSLQLSEAILVENGVAMGPVIASIHEMRDVFRQRIQDEGDLENMPILKSMSTKTGQATADDLVPDGLSPQE
- the alaS gene encoding alanine--tRNA ligase — encoded protein: MQTTNDIRRSFLEYFGKQGHEIVASSPLIPHNDPTLMFVNAGMVPFKNVFTGAEKSNFPTATSSQKCVRAGGKHNDLDNVGYTARHHTFFEMLGNFSFGDYFKEQAIHNAWELLTKEWGIAPDKLTATVYHTDDEAFDLWRKISGLPEERIIRIATDDNFWSMGDTGPCGPCSEIFYDHGDHIPGGPPGSPDEDADRFVEIWNLVFMQYDQHADGNRIELPKPSIDTGMGLERVAAVMQGVHDNYEIDLFKALIAQSGSLTGTETTGANQASHRVIADHLRASSFLVADGVLPANEGRGYVLRRIMRRAMRHAHLLGAVEPLMHHMVGALTGEMGNAFPELIRARPLIEETLLREETNFRRTLDNGLKLLDAEIADMSAGDTLPGETAFKLYDTFGFPYDLTEDALRAKSLGVDRAGFDAAMAEQKAAARAAWKGSGDQASETIWFDIAEREGSTEFTGYTSEEGEGVVVALVKDGAEIKSVSAGDEVTILTNQTPFYGESGGQMGDSGKLSGADGLIATISDTGKPLGRLHTHNAKIISGSITVRDSVHLTVDATRRTQLRANHSATHLLHKALRHHLGDHVTQKGSLVAPDRLRFDFSHMSALDGAQIKSVEADVNAQIRGNSEVVTRLMTPDDAVAAGALALFGEKYGDEVRVLSMGREHKVDYSVELCGGTHVNALGDIGLMVIISESAVSSGVRRIEALTGEAARLWLADRDAKLKSIAAALKSSPEEAADRVLALVEERKKLDRELTEAKKALALAGDGGGSAQSEVKTIGDVQFSGQVIQGLNPKELRGLIDEAKKQTPSGISALIAVNDGRATVAVGVTQDLIGKFSAVDLVQAGVSAVGGKGGGGRPDMAQGGGPDGTKADDAIAAIEAILAG
- a CDS encoding glutathione S-transferase family protein, translating into MTTIVHHLENSRSQRIIWLLEELGLPYEIKRYERHPKTSKAPASLKAIHPLGKSPMIEDDGEVIIETAAIAEYLVAKAGGKLGAPNDPKGARLYTQYLHFAEGSMMPPLYGLLVVGRLGLLGLPARKTVDQMVTDLLVWLETELQGRSYFAGDELTAADIMMSFPLEACQTRAGLDARYPNLQAWLKCIHDRSQYRTALEKGGPYAYA